Within Bactrocera oleae isolate idBacOlea1 chromosome 6, idBacOlea1, whole genome shotgun sequence, the genomic segment aatttttgaaaaaattcactttccgctcacagATTTATAAAATTCTCGTCAAAATAAGAAGATTTaaacagaaaatttcatttccctccttagttgggggacctaaaatatacatttacccATTTTGATTTTAAGTATTAGccctttataaaaatttaaaagtattaagTTATGAATTTAAACAATTcccttaattaaattttgtttacgaTTTTCATTGTATGGCAAGGTTTAATTTTGACATATATGggaaaattttagaattcttTGCTTATTATTTGATTGTGCCACGCAAAGACTTCCCAATAGTGTTCATAAAGttggaaaattttacatatatctatttggaactataaaaaataaataaaagctataTATCCCTTGGATTTTTTTAACACCGAGTAGTGAGAGAGCTTGAAGAAGTTACACACTTCTCCATCAAACAAAATGGGTTTAAGCCATAGTGTAGAGGTTCCGGGTGGTGGTACTGAGGGATATCATGTACTGAAGGTACAGGATAATTCTCCAGGTCAAAAGGCTGGATTAGAagcttttttcgattttattgtaGCCATAGCTGGAACACGCCTAGATCAGGATAACGACATGCTAAAGGAATTATTGCGTCAAAATGTTGACAAACCTGTAAGATTAACGGTGTACTCAAGTAAAACACAAACAGTGCGCGAACTTACATTAACTCCAAGTAAAAATTGGGGCGGACAAGGTTTGTTAGGTGTCAGTATACGTTTTTGTTCATTTGAGGGCGCAAATGAAAACGTATGGCATATTCTCGAAGTACATCCCAATTCACCAGCTGAAATTGCTGGATTACGTGCATATTCGGATTACGTTATTGGTGCGGATGCTATACGACATGAAAATGACGATTTGTTTACTTTGATCGAATCACATGAGCAGCAACCTCTTAAAATGTACGTCTACAATATTGATGACGATGCATGTCGTGAGGTAACGATTAAACCAAATTCTAATTGGGGAGGTGAGGGAGCGCTAGGTTGTGGCATTGGTTACGGATATTTACATCGTATTCCAGTACAGGCAGTAGTCTCTGTCATCAAAGCACCTACTACAATTGAACCCGTAAACACACCAACAAATATGGCGACCACCATACCACCGATTTCAACAACCATAACACCAGTTATAGCACCTACGCTGCCTTATGTTCCTCCTTTAACAAACACATTTAAACAATCACAAACTAATGCGCCAACAGATGTTACAAAAGCAATTGATGGGTCTGACAACATTACAATttccacagcaacaacaactttgcAACAGCCAAGTGTTTTTCAAACATATTTCAATCCAGATGCGATAGCTTCAGCAGCCAGTAGTGGTTTCGATACAATACATACCACCACCACAACCGATGCACAACATACTATTAACGAAGCTAACGCGTCCAATATCTCATCTACTATTGGCGCACAGTTCCCCGCTCCTGTTTCTGCTCCCAATTCACAAGCGGCACAATTCTACGTTTCTAATGTTCCTCCACCAGCGAGCTTGTTTATACCAGGATCCAGTGAACAAACAGCGTCGGCTGCTGTTGCAGCACCGCAGTTGCCGTATGCACAGGCCACATTGTCACCAAATGTACCAAACGTTTCCACTGCAACCGTACCAATGTATTCAATGGcaactcaacaacaacaacaatatatgacTGCACCAATGGCATTATCATATCCAGCGGGCCAAACAGTAGCCACTTATCCACAAGTGCAACCAACAACAGGATTTTATCCCACACAGACGACACCTATGCCGCCTCAAATGTATGCCCAGCAGTCCGCACCAGAATCGAATGCAACCGTTAACGGCACACCCCAGGCAGCAAGTGTTCCAACAACAAGCGTGACACACATGCAAGCTATACAACAAACATTTGCTAATTAGTTAAACACAAGGAACCTTATGCAGATATATTAACTTTTACCTTCTTTAAACTAaactttttgtgttttatatatgaatatatatgctTTATTCTTTCGCATATTGTTTATAAAAGTCTACAACATTTACAGTCGATATATCAGAATGatttagtaaaattatattaaagacgatttattaaatttatatatgtgtaaatggCAATGTGCAAAATAGATTCGAAatcttgaaaaatatattgattgcTAAATAGAATGATTATGTATGTATCCAAACAATATGTAATAGTGTAGTTTTATTAGCAAATCGAAGCTCTGATGCGATagttgaatttatttaattacatacaCCCGACGTTTGGGAAAGAATTGTATGAAGTAGCAACGATTGCTCTGTTAAAAATAACTACGGTTTGGTGTTGTGATTCCATAACTATCATGGGAACCTAACCGCTGTAACATTTCATAATCACCTTAGCAACCTggagtaaataattataataaattaaacgaTCAAACAAACAAGGGAAAAATtcaaattgttgaaatttacAATAGAAAACGTGACAACGGAACTGAGAACGTGTTTACATTATGGCTAATTTCGTTTTTCCCCAAGAAATTTCCCATTTTATTGAGAGCATACGTCCATTTCAATTGGTCGATATAGGTAGCTCAAAATGGTTGGATGTTCATGAGATGATTATAAAATTAAGTCAACAAGCAATTCTCGAAGCAAGCGAGCAACGTGAGGAAGAAGTGAAAGAGTTTCTAATTTCACATGACAAGTTGAAGGTTTGTGTTCCACTAATTACTTACAATACACAAGTTTTTGATTTATCATGGCAGATACTCATTCATGAAGCCTATAATGTTTTCTTGTGGAAGACACGTGTATTACCACACTTGATTGAGATCGATCCCAATCCTCAAGCGACTTTCCTAATATATACGGTACTTTTCCACGAAGGCGCTGTAATTTCCTTATTGGATACAGCCCTCTTTCATGTGAGTGCATGTGAAGCATTGCAGGACGCAGCTATTGATTTAGTTGACTATTGCGCACTGGCGGTGGCACAAGTGATAGGTCTAGTCAGGTATAAATATCACATAGTAGAGATGCTACTTAtgagtttaataaaattgtttttgtttttcgtaaATTAGCATGGGCTATCATGAAAACCAATCGAAACTTGACGTTGACGAGGCCGTATTGTCAGAATTGGAGCGTCAGAAACGCGATCTCATTTATAAGATTGGCATGCGTTGCATATCGATTTTGTGCTACCTTGCAGAGCATGTGGATGCAATACCTTTAAGCGCCGCGCGTCGCATGGTAGTTACACATGATGTACCTTGGCTAATGGCAGATTTGCTACAGTTCCGACCATGGCAAAGACGCACCGATAAAGGCATCCAGCGATTTATCAGTATTATGCGTTTATTCTTATCAAACGAAATgttaatgtaataaaataatcttTATAGATGAAAAATGGATTACGGTTGAGTGCGCCGATATATCGAAGATATCCAAACAAGAGGCGCAGAGTTGGTTCTGCATGAGGCAATTACTATTTAACACATCCCTGATGACATCGTATGAATTAAACGAGGAACGCAGGAAGCATCTTTCAAAGGTGACACTTACTCTACGTACAATAATCTCGTTACATAAACGTGTAAATGTACTTTCAGTGTCAGGGTCTCCTTCAAGAAACTCTATTAGACCAAATTCCACCATTGGTTGAGCTAAAGCAGTACCTTTGCAATTTAAGTGTTTCTGGAAATCCTAGTGAAAACCAGAAACGTAAAACGAATTTAGTACTTGAAGAATTACCGGAAATACGAGAGAAGCTTATTGCTGAAGCAGAACGTATCGGTGGATTTCCCGTCGTGGCACAAAAGCAAGAAGAAATATTTCTGTGCACTGATAAagataaactttttgaaatagCTAACCGTTTGAACACTGCTTATAATACAGACTTGCTGGCTGAGATCGAAGAGAAAACTTCAGATATAGTACAAGCCAGTAGTAATGTTGATAATGAAAGCGTAACCGAGAGAAAATGTGGAAGGTGTGCCAGCAATGCTATGAAAAAATGCGCCAATTGTAAAAACATTTACTACTGTTCAAAGTAAGATTATTCGTTTTTATATAACCTTTATATATAATTCCACATTTTTTCCAGGAAATGTCAACAGGAGGACTGGCCACAGCACAAAAGGAATTGCATTAAAGTGTAGACACATCACTGCGCGTTTAAccaaaattcatttttactaAATCGTAATTCATTATGATAACTCCGCTATTTTTcactttgttatattttttatttataaaagaacTTTTCTGCTCAAATAAACACGAAGACTTTTGTATTTCATGTTCATCTACTGTCACAAAtcactatttgttgttgtttaaaactAGACACACACAGTGCGTTTAGCTATTTTGACGCAAATGCTCTTTCACAACATCCAAAGCAGGTGTCTCCTCACCGAAATCCTTAATAACCACAACAGCACAACCGCTGACCTTACGTGGTTTGCCTTCTTTGTCAATCTTGCACAGACCAGACCATTCACCCAATTTTTTGTGTGAATCCACACGAATAAGTGGGATTTGATGTTCGTGGCAAAGTGCGGTAACAAGTTTCTTGTACAGATCTTCATCCATTGAATCAGCAAGGATACACAAAACAGCTTGACGcctgaaaatataaacaaaatatattaattgcaaattccgaaaacaaaaaacacgcaAAAAACTCACTTGTCCAAAGCTTTGCAAGCTTGGTGAATACCATGCACCAAACCATCAGCGATGAGAGACTTCTTTAGCACCTCTTGTAAGGCGGTATTAATGTCCATTTTGTCTCCAATGACTGGAGCAGCGGAGGGCACATCACTATAACAATATTGATATTAATGAACACATCAAAACGTGTAAgaacataataaatatttagaagcAGCATAGTTTGACAAAAAATTCCTATTAAGTGGTAATAATAAAACCATTGGCTAAACTATGCctgtattttttattcttgAACTATGGCATACTAAGACTTTAAATAAACAatcatttcttaacttacacaTCAACGTCAGCCATTTTTAACTAAATGTGTCGTCTCTGCACTGAAATAAGAGAACAAAATATGCTTTATAAGTATGATGCACTTCATTAAATTCAATACAATTTGGTATTTTCTTCGGCTAAAAAATTTCATTCCTTTCGTACCTTTTTGACAACCGGAAAGAAAGGATGCGTCAATTTTGCAACCAACTTCAACAATCCAAAGTGTCAAATTACACTTCAGTGGCGTTAATCCAGTAAGGGTTAATGGCAATAATGCCATATTGCGGAAAGCCAATGAATACGAAGGGAattgtattttgttattatagtggCTTTATTAACATATCacataaattaaacaataataaaatatggacatttttgttgttgttgttgtagcagcagaGTTCTGTCGCGTTGAAAGTACTTGACTAGATTAAAATCCAGGTCCGTtctggttacgtagacccgactgtcgtgagaACGGTAAATGCCGTTTTTACAATATATGGTTAACCGCTTAACCAGTACTTTATTGGCAACCGCACCCTGGACAGGGAACTAAGTAACTGGAACGCACCCGGATTTTTATATAGCCAAGGGCTGATAACTCGGCATCATTtctcgaaattacttcaggaatgttttctgctgctactccaacaacaacaataaccactATGTCGGCAACATATTGAAAAATGGTTTTCTcaatataataacatttaaattgaGTTTTCCTGTCAttccttttaataaaattttagcataTGTTTGTGCGGTTTGGCTGCTCGACAATTAGAGCGTGTTGTACAcatcatttgttgttgttgttgtcgttgtagcggcagaattctgccgagttgacagtccttgaccggataaaatccgggtccgttccgattacatatgttgggatggtggtctCACTTTTTTGCAAGGAATTACCATAAacgtggtagaacaatatgcataatacctgcttaatagtttcaaagaaatacttaagtcggGAATTCTCCAATCCGCCAGAATGCATTGAATACCCCTAAAATAGGCCAAATTTATGACAGGAAATTCCCAATCTTTCGGGAAGTATTGAAAACCCATAATTTTTTaactccattttttttttattataaaacattcataaaataattacaattcttattttaaataaaatgacattcgaactaaattctttgcggttaaaagaaataaatatgaaagcatcttaatattttatatgtaaaagtaattcaatttttattagaattcatTTATGTTATTCATTCAATACCgctaaatgttataaaaaatttatattaaatatttttgagtatcttaattttctccttattcacaatttttcaaagtgcttctattattctatacataaatatttggaaattacatacaaaaactagataacgaaattcaaatttcctaacatatcgtatacatatgtatattcttttgAAACCGACCGCTATTGcggtgaaaaggaatgctgaattgCGTAGCATtgaactgttacgaacaagaaccaAATGCGTGCCACCCGAGCACGAGTGGCatggtcccttcgtctttcctcgtcgtcccctcgacCGCAATAAACCGGTTTGAGTTACAAAAGAGTCCGTGTGTGAAATGACACCttgaaaccgagcgctgttACAACAATTAAAGGAATTTCAAATCTTTCAAAAGTGTTATACGAGCGACACGGTCTCTACGTCTATCCTCGTCGTCCCTTCGCCAACGAAAACCGATTTGGCAAAAAAGTCCTCGCctcaacatacacatacatggcTCAAGCCGTTTACACAGTTTTACGTGCTCACAATGCAATGTTCTCCGCACGCATTCACAGTAATCAAACTATCTGTAGGTTAGCTAACCACAACTTGGTGAAACCGGTTCTGTCAGTTAAATAACTGGATGATAGCAGTTAATCTACTGACGGTTAAGTCATAATACTATTTGGTACGTAAACGGccctaaatataataaaaggaaATTCACATCAAATCGAATCACAATATGCGGTGTGAATTTATAAAAGatctatttttataaatacaaatatttggattttatttttaaatatcgtaTTTGCTGTAGAAACAACTATATTAAGAATAATATATTAATGGTTCcgatttaattataaattactcTTTCGACCTTCCGAATGTCATCGTGTATCGTACATATTAGAACAAAATGAGACATTTGGTAACAGCTGATTGCAGGTCAATCTTGCCATCTGTTTTGCCATTTATCAGTCATTGATGGATTCCGTACGATTGTATTGTCGCCAATATTCCTATTGGAAAAGAAAGGTGTTTATATAAGTACAATTATTATATCAAGAAATGGGCCACTAAACAAATTTacgcaaaaaaacatttattatacgATATacgtaaattgtattttaaatacatataaagtagcCGTTTGACAGTTGGGCCTATTCCTACTGCACACAAGCAATATACCCCTGcgcatatgtttatttattcatttgtatGTGTACGAAGATTGTGTTGTATTTGCCACGATAGGCACCACAGAGGTATCAAGTGCCATGTGTTTTAAGCGGTTTCTTCTAATTACTTCTTGCTTCCATGGGTAAACGTGTAGTCAAGGTGGTCAGTATACTCGCAGTTCGCTTATCATTTTTCTAACTTGTGAttcaaattttgtgtttaaagATTAAACACTTTGGTTGTGATACTGCTAAAACTATACAAAAGGGTTGACATTTACAGCTATTTACATAATGAGCGAACAATTAAGGTATGtccaataaatattgtaaaatgacTAGGTCTCATCATTATGCTGAAATATTACAATTTGCTTCCTATGGAAGGTTAAACATTTTCGATGCTGTTTTCGGTGCTATGTGCGAACTGATAAGTGTGATTCTCGTGATGCTATTGTgctcataaatataaataattatatgtacacttatgtatgtatataatctgctttgtttaaaactaaagcttacaattttaaatattatcataTTTGTCTTCTGTTTTGACAATTTTGTGTATAATTGCCGTACCGCTTTATATGAGTTGGTTTAAAAGATGTTTGACCCGGATTTTGGTTTGACGTCATTAAGCTGATCACTGACTGATAATTAATCTTGTTTGTAATCGACCGGAAATTATCACACCAACTTACGTATGAGTACCACATCCGataatacttatgtaaatatatgtatgtgtgtgtagcaaCACCGCAAACCGGCATATGATATTCCTTTATGCAATGTTCCCATTGGGTTTTAAATATGTTCGAATTGACTTTTTGAGAACTTACTTTCTTACTtttcaaatttcgaaaattttttatactgcATTCGTACacacaaatgtaaatatttgagtGCTTTCTTTCATCaatgttttcattttgttttctaattatttGAAGATTTCTTTCTCCAGGCAAGGAATTTTGGTCGGGTGCGGAAATCCATTGCTTGATATATCGGCAACTGTGGATGACAATTTTCTGAAAAAGTACGATTTAAAACCAAATGATGCGATTTTGGCTACCGAAAAGCATATGCCGCTTTACAAAGAGTTAGTGGAGAAGTATAATGCTGAATTTATTGCTGGCGGTTCCGTGCAGAATTCATTACGTGTATGTCAGTGGATGTTGCAGAAGCCTAATACAGCTGTATTTTTCGGTTGCATTGGCCATGATAGCTATGGCGATATTCTAGACGAGCGAGCACGTTCAAACGGCGTAGATGTACATTATCAACGCACCAATGACGCACCCACTGGTACTTGTGGTGTTCTTATTACTGGCACACATCGTTCGTTGTGTGCCAACTTGGCAGCGGCCAATCATTTTACCATAGACCATTTGCTTACACCCGAAAAACAGAAACTCATAGACAATgccgaatatttttatatatcggTAGGTGTATTGCCTTAATTCCGTTTATATTTATGcgctgaaattaatatttaataaattttgcagGGTTTCTTCCTTACGGTTAGCCCGCCAAGCATTCAGCATATTGCCCAACATGCGCACACACATAATCGCACTTTTCTTATGAACTTGAGTGCACCATTTTTATCACAGTTATTCAAGGAACCATTAATGGCAGCATTACCTTATGTGGATATACTTTTTGGAAATGAATTGGTAACTACTGTTGTTGtatgaaatcaaaatttttgttgatgGTTTTGTTTCTACAGGAAGCGGAAGCATTCGCAGCTGCTCAAGGTTGGGATGACAAGGAAATGAAGGAGATTGGAAAGAAAATGTTGGCTTTACCTAAGCAGAATTCCAATAGACCACGTATAGTGGTGTTGACACAAGGTCATTTACCTGTATTGCTTATACAAGAGAATTCCATTGAAGAATTTCCAGTAGAACGATTGGAGCCCAACGAAATTGTCGATACAAATGGTGCTGGTGACGCATTCGTTGGTGGTTTTTTGGCACAGTACATACAAAAGAAGCCACTGAGTGTTTGCATACGCTCAGGCATATGGGCAGCAAGACAAATTATCCAGCGTAGTGGCTGCACATTCGACGGCATACCTGATTTCAAAGAGTAATTAAACAGACTTACAAGAAATCAATAAAAAGgcgaatttgttttttattaattatattcgcTCCGAAGCGCTttgaaaacaacattttttatactacTTAAAAAGCCACAAACGAATTATTGTCTCTTTGATTAACTAACGCCTCTTACAAACGCTACCACCTAACAAGAACGAATTTAAATTGCAGCAAAGCAATAATGTAATTTGTATGGCAATATGCTTGATGGTGCACAAAAATTGATCGTTCTATTAAAAATTAGGAAagttaactaataaaaaataaaaaaaaagacaaaaaaaattgtatatatgtatcttgtTTTTGGGCTTTCCCTTGGATTATATCCTTATTTATGGTTTGTTATTACTAAAATGGGTGTACGGAAATAGTAACGTGtactaaaattgttttataaaataatgtaatacCTTCATTTTTAATCTATTAAttgcaaaactaaaattatttaaagacaataaagaacaatatttttatttaattttaaaaattatcaaaaaaggttaaaaaaaacaaaattttcaatttctttggAAAATACAATACAAGTTGAGTTTCGAGTATcgagttatttataaaaaataatttcgaaaatgcGATAAAAGTTTATCATAGAGCTATTTATACAGCTATAAAttattgcatatgtatgtactcgtacatacagTGGGGAACAATATTGAGTATAGGTTTgcgttctttttttatttattctatataaTGTCCTATATATTAGCGAAAAATAATCCACCAAAAAGCTTATggaagaaaagagaaaaaacagAATTCAAATCATACATATTGTTGGTatagcagatgggcgtaatcggaccattgccacgcccacaaaaggccattaatcgaaaaacaataaattgccataactaagttctGACTGactaagactgttatttggtataacgaatcccattagggaggggcatctgtagtttaaagaaattttaaaaagtgtgcGGGGTCGCGCCCTCTAATAGGTGTAATATGCATATCTTCTataccgctaaagctataataaccaataaaaattatctaaaggcaaatatttttagctaatatcagaattttcgaacatctggtattattatttatatatgaaattgcttcaaaataagttctcgagtatacctgagcaatgttaCAATTAATGGAATCAGCCCCTCCCTTTCTCTATCGCCAATATACCCCGTAAAGAGATTTCCGTCTATCCACCTGCTTTTTAActgtttaggttggtcaaaatgagATCTTTTTAAGAAactaaatgaacaagttttct encodes:
- the Grasp65 gene encoding Golgi reassembly-stacking protein 2 gives rise to the protein MGLSHSVEVPGGGTEGYHVLKVQDNSPGQKAGLEAFFDFIVAIAGTRLDQDNDMLKELLRQNVDKPVRLTVYSSKTQTVRELTLTPSKNWGGQGLLGVSIRFCSFEGANENVWHILEVHPNSPAEIAGLRAYSDYVIGADAIRHENDDLFTLIESHEQQPLKMYVYNIDDDACREVTIKPNSNWGGEGALGCGIGYGYLHRIPVQAVVSVIKAPTTIEPVNTPTNMATTIPPISTTITPVIAPTLPYVPPLTNTFKQSQTNAPTDVTKAIDGSDNITISTATTTLQQPSVFQTYFNPDAIASAASSGFDTIHTTTTTDAQHTINEANASNISSTIGAQFPAPVSAPNSQAAQFYVSNVPPPASLFIPGSSEQTASAAVAAPQLPYAQATLSPNVPNVSTATVPMYSMATQQQQQYMTAPMALSYPAGQTVATYPQVQPTTGFYPTQTTPMPPQMYAQQSAPESNATVNGTPQAASVPTTSVTHMQAIQQTFAN
- the Zmynd10 gene encoding zinc finger MYND domain-containing protein 10 homolog, with translation MANFVFPQEISHFIESIRPFQLVDIGSSKWLDVHEMIIKLSQQAILEASEQREEEVKEFLISHDKLKILIHEAYNVFLWKTRVLPHLIEIDPNPQATFLIYTVLFHEGAVISLLDTALFHVSACEALQDAAIDLVDYCALAVAQVIGLVSMGYHENQSKLDVDEAVLSELERQKRDLIYKIGMRCISILCYLAEHVDAIPLSAARRMVVTHDVPWLMADLLQFRPWQRRTDKGIQRFINEKWITVECADISKISKQEAQSWFCMRQLLFNTSLMTSYELNEERRKHLSKCQGLLQETLLDQIPPLVELKQYLCNLSVSGNPSENQKRKTNLVLEELPEIREKLIAEAERIGGFPVVAQKQEEIFLCTDKDKLFEIANRLNTAYNTDLLAEIEEKTSDIVQASSNVDNESVTERKCGRCASNAMKKCANCKNIYYCSKKCQQEDWPQHKRNCIKV
- the RpS12 gene encoding small ribosomal subunit protein eS12; amino-acid sequence: MADVDVDVPSAAPVIGDKMDINTALQEVLKKSLIADGLVHGIHQACKALDKRQAVLCILADSMDEDLYKKLVTALCHEHQIPLIRVDSHKKLGEWSGLCKIDKEGKPRKVSGCAVVVIKDFGEETPALDVVKEHLRQNS
- the Adk2 gene encoding uncharacterized protein Adk2 isoform X1, translating into MDSVRLYCRQYSYWKRKISFSRQGILVGCGNPLLDISATVDDNFLKKYDLKPNDAILATEKHMPLYKELVEKYNAEFIAGGSVQNSLRVCQWMLQKPNTAVFFGCIGHDSYGDILDERARSNGVDVHYQRTNDAPTGTCGVLITGTHRSLCANLAAANHFTIDHLLTPEKQKLIDNAEYFYISGFFLTVSPPSIQHIAQHAHTHNRTFLMNLSAPFLSQLFKEPLMAALPYVDILFGNELEAEAFAAAQGWDDKEMKEIGKKMLALPKQNSNRPRIVVLTQGHLPVLLIQENSIEEFPVERLEPNEIVDTNGAGDAFVGGFLAQYIQKKPLSVCIRSGIWAARQIIQRSGCTFDGIPDFKE
- the Adk2 gene encoding adenosine kinase isoform X2, with product MSEQLRQGILVGCGNPLLDISATVDDNFLKKYDLKPNDAILATEKHMPLYKELVEKYNAEFIAGGSVQNSLRVCQWMLQKPNTAVFFGCIGHDSYGDILDERARSNGVDVHYQRTNDAPTGTCGVLITGTHRSLCANLAAANHFTIDHLLTPEKQKLIDNAEYFYISGFFLTVSPPSIQHIAQHAHTHNRTFLMNLSAPFLSQLFKEPLMAALPYVDILFGNELEAEAFAAAQGWDDKEMKEIGKKMLALPKQNSNRPRIVVLTQGHLPVLLIQENSIEEFPVERLEPNEIVDTNGAGDAFVGGFLAQYIQKKPLSVCIRSGIWAARQIIQRSGCTFDGIPDFKE